One stretch of Deinobacterium chartae DNA includes these proteins:
- a CDS encoding metalloregulator ArsR/SmtB family transcription factor, giving the protein MFRNVSRSPNPSPPLEDSALLEVLKALADPGRLRIIGLLAHGPSSVEGLAAELELSLSTTSHHLSRLSGAGLVEARARGHYSMYSLVPGPLEDAARRLLDPGSLAHVRRESDQDLFERKVLERFTDAAGRITAFPRPRRKFLVLLRHVQKAFEPGRRYSEREVNDTLLRFNDDTATLRRGLIEHGLMLRAGGGGDYWLPPQP; this is encoded by the coding sequence AACCCGTCTCCCCCCCTCGAGGACAGCGCGCTCCTCGAGGTGCTCAAGGCGCTGGCCGACCCGGGCCGCCTGCGCATCATCGGCCTGCTGGCCCACGGACCCAGCAGCGTCGAAGGGCTGGCCGCCGAGCTGGAACTCAGCCTCAGCACCACCTCGCACCACCTTTCGCGCCTGTCGGGGGCCGGGCTGGTCGAAGCCCGCGCGCGCGGGCACTACAGCATGTACTCGCTCGTGCCCGGCCCGCTCGAGGACGCGGCCCGCCGCCTGCTCGACCCGGGCTCGCTGGCACACGTGCGCCGCGAGAGCGATCAGGACCTGTTCGAACGCAAGGTTCTCGAGCGTTTCACCGACGCAGCAGGCCGCATCACGGCCTTCCCGCGCCCGCGCAGAAAGTTTCTGGTGCTGCTGCGGCACGTCCAGAAAGCCTTTGAACCCGGACGCCGCTACAGCGAGCGCGAGGTGAACGATACGCTGCTGCGCTTCAACGACGACACCGCCACCTTGCGGCGCGGGCTGATCGAACACGGCCTGATGCTGCGCGCGGGCGGCGGCGGCGACTACTGGCTGCCGCCGCAACCCTGA
- a CDS encoding GIY-YIG nuclease family protein produces the protein MKPHRLAKTLPVKERLEPIGVYVIRNRVNGRQLVAGAINLRARINRARFELSTRIHPNKALQRDWNELGPEAFEFEVLDTLEPVETRPLASEYQEDVDELTRLWIERLGTDRDGYNLEQR, from the coding sequence ATGAAACCGCACCGCCTCGCCAAAACCCTACCGGTCAAAGAACGCCTCGAGCCCATCGGTGTTTACGTTATCCGCAACCGCGTCAACGGCAGGCAACTGGTGGCGGGTGCTATCAACCTGCGCGCCCGCATCAACCGGGCCCGCTTCGAACTCAGCACCCGCATTCACCCGAACAAGGCGTTGCAGCGCGACTGGAACGAACTGGGTCCCGAGGCCTTCGAGTTCGAGGTCCTCGACACCCTCGAGCCGGTCGAGACGCGCCCCCTGGCCAGCGAGTACCAAGAAGACGTCGACGAGCTCACCCGGTTATGGATCGAGCGGCTGGGCACCGACCGCGACGGGTACAACCTCGAGCAGCGCTGA
- the cydB gene encoding cytochrome d ubiquinol oxidase subunit II, with protein MDLPTLWFWIIAALFTLYFFLEGFDFGVDMLRPLLARNEREERALTGTIGPFWDGNEVWVIAAAGAMFSTFPRWYGALFSGMYPIFVIILLALIVRGVSFEFRNQVDRPRWRAFWDAMSFWGSLVPAFLWGVVMANLLRGLPISAEGEFVGSPLLLFNPFALLGGLATALMFVLHGANFLLLRLHHEDEIYHRARRAALFWGALATVAVLGFVVAGYISTGLFRNFGLLPWLFPIAAFLTLITIWYALVTRRSALGFAMSGLTVAFSTLTIFLGLYPNVAISTLDPANTLTVQQAASQPYTLHLMNIVAAIFLPLIVAYQIWNYYVFRQRVRVERGGLDQGY; from the coding sequence GTGGACTTACCGACCCTGTGGTTCTGGATCATCGCCGCTCTGTTCACGCTGTACTTTTTCCTCGAGGGTTTCGACTTCGGGGTGGACATGCTGCGCCCGCTGCTGGCCCGAAACGAGCGCGAGGAACGCGCGCTGACCGGCACCATCGGCCCTTTCTGGGACGGAAACGAGGTGTGGGTGATCGCGGCGGCGGGGGCCATGTTCTCGACCTTTCCGCGCTGGTACGGGGCCCTGTTCAGCGGCATGTACCCGATCTTTGTGATCATCCTGCTGGCCCTGATCGTGCGCGGGGTGTCGTTCGAGTTCCGCAACCAGGTGGACCGTCCGCGCTGGCGCGCCTTCTGGGACGCCATGTCCTTCTGGGGCAGCCTGGTTCCGGCCTTTTTGTGGGGCGTGGTGATGGCCAACTTGCTGCGCGGCCTGCCGATCAGCGCCGAGGGCGAGTTCGTGGGGTCGCCGCTGCTGCTGTTTAATCCGTTTGCGCTGCTGGGCGGGCTGGCGACCGCGCTGATGTTCGTGCTGCACGGGGCCAATTTCTTGCTGCTGCGGCTGCACCACGAGGACGAGATCTACCACCGTGCGCGCCGCGCCGCGCTGTTTTGGGGTGCGCTGGCCACCGTGGCGGTGCTGGGTTTCGTGGTGGCCGGCTACATCTCCACGGGGCTGTTCCGCAATTTCGGGCTGCTGCCGTGGCTGTTTCCGATCGCGGCCTTTTTGACCCTGATCACCATCTGGTACGCCCTCGTGACCCGCCGCAGCGCCCTGGGTTTTGCCATGAGCGGCCTGACCGTCGCCTTTTCGACCCTGACCATCTTTTTGGGGCTGTATCCGAACGTGGCGATCTCGACGCTGGACCCGGCCAACACCCTGACCGTGCAGCAGGCGGCCAGCCAGCCCTACACGCTGCACCTGATGAACATCGTTGCCGCGATTTTCCTGCCCCTGATCGTGGCCTACCAGATCTGGAACTACTACGTGTTCCGCCAGCGGGTCCGGGTGGAGCGCGGCGGGCTCGACCAGGGGTACTGA
- a CDS encoding cytochrome ubiquinol oxidase subunit I — MDVLDLSRFQFATTNIFHFFFVPFTVGLSLIIATIETFAYFTRLQVWGTLTRFFGHLFVINFAVGVVTGIVQEFQFGMNWAEYARFVGNIFGVPLALEVLMAFFLESTFLGLWWFGRDRLPRPLHLASIWLVALGSTVSAFWIIMANAWMQHPVGYTVVGDEAHLTSFAAVALNYKAWLYFGHIWFSALCIGSFFVLGVSAWHLARGHRPELFSRSLKLGVAVALLGTVGSALVGHRQGQVMVVDQPMKFAAIEAIWETTPPGAGESIFALPSQSERRNLINLELPYLGSFLAYNSFDRSIRGINDIEREYDERYGPGDYTPPVWPVYWSFRVMVGLGLLMLLTALVGVWLWWRGRLETSRRYLRFLPWMIPAPFIANFTGWIATEMGRQPWIVQGLMFTRDGVSALNATTVFVGLIGFWLVYLMLIGLDIYLLGTTARAGIHAPEHQMTAAPAPHYLEE; from the coding sequence ATGGACGTTCTTGATCTCTCGAGATTCCAGTTTGCCACCACCAACATCTTTCACTTCTTCTTCGTGCCCTTCACGGTCGGGCTCTCGCTGATCATCGCGACCATCGAGACTTTCGCCTACTTCACCCGCCTCCAGGTCTGGGGCACGCTGACCCGATTTTTCGGGCACCTGTTCGTCATCAACTTCGCGGTGGGCGTGGTCACCGGCATCGTGCAGGAATTTCAGTTCGGCATGAACTGGGCCGAGTACGCCCGCTTCGTGGGCAACATCTTCGGGGTGCCCTTGGCCCTCGAGGTGCTGATGGCCTTTTTCCTCGAGTCCACCTTTTTGGGGCTGTGGTGGTTCGGGCGCGACCGCCTGCCGCGCCCGCTGCACCTCGCCTCGATCTGGCTGGTGGCGCTGGGCTCTACGGTCTCGGCCTTCTGGATCATCATGGCCAACGCCTGGATGCAGCACCCGGTGGGTTACACCGTAGTCGGTGACGAGGCGCATCTGACCTCGTTCGCGGCGGTGGCCCTCAACTACAAGGCCTGGCTGTACTTCGGGCACATCTGGTTCAGCGCGCTGTGCATCGGCTCGTTTTTCGTGCTCGGTGTCTCGGCGTGGCATCTGGCGCGCGGGCACCGTCCCGAGCTGTTCTCGAGGAGCCTGAAGCTGGGCGTGGCGGTGGCCCTGCTGGGCACGGTCGGTTCGGCGCTGGTGGGGCACCGCCAGGGCCAGGTGATGGTGGTGGACCAGCCCATGAAGTTCGCGGCCATCGAGGCGATCTGGGAAACCACCCCGCCCGGGGCCGGAGAGAGCATCTTCGCGCTGCCCAGCCAGAGCGAGCGCCGCAACCTGATCAACCTCGAGCTGCCTTACCTGGGCAGTTTCTTGGCCTACAACAGCTTTGACCGCTCGATTCGCGGCATCAACGACATCGAGCGCGAGTACGACGAGCGTTACGGTCCTGGCGATTACACCCCGCCGGTGTGGCCGGTGTACTGGAGCTTCCGGGTGATGGTCGGCCTGGGTCTGCTGATGCTGCTCACCGCCCTGGTGGGAGTGTGGCTGTGGTGGCGCGGACGGCTGGAGACCTCGAGGCGTTACCTGCGCTTTCTGCCCTGGATGATCCCCGCGCCGTTTATCGCCAACTTCACCGGCTGGATCGCGACCGAGATGGGCCGTCAGCCCTGGATCGTGCAGGGTCTGATGTTCACCCGTGACGGCGTGTCGGCCCTGAACGCCACGACCGTATTCGTCGGTCTGATCGGTTTCTGGCTGGTGTACCTGATGCTGATCGGGCTGGACATCTACCTGCTGGGCACCACCGCCCGCGCGGGCATTCATGCGCCCGAACACCAGATGACCGCCGCGCCCGCCCCGCACTACCTCGAGGAGTGA
- a CDS encoding DUF2188 domain-containing protein has translation MPWTRNDYPASLKNLTPEVRGKAVEIANALLEEGYEEGRAIAIATARAEEWAERRGKPVKQADA, from the coding sequence GTGCCCTGGACCCGCAACGACTACCCGGCCTCGCTGAAGAACCTGACCCCCGAAGTGCGGGGAAAAGCGGTCGAGATCGCCAACGCCCTGCTCGAGGAGGGTTACGAGGAGGGCCGCGCCATCGCAATCGCCACCGCCCGCGCCGAGGAGTGGGCCGAGCGCCGCGGCAAGCCGGTCAAGCAAGCGGACGCTTGA
- the nth gene encoding endonuclease III, giving the protein MRRESKNNKLTRARDVLSSLEAEYPDARTELVYRNPFELLVATVLSAQATDRSVNLATPALFAAYPDAQAMSQATPEQIEPFIRTIGLYRAKAKNLARLAQLLVERHGGEVPDDFDAVVALPGAGRKTANVVLSNAFGRPAIAVDTHVGRLARRLAFSEHTNPDKVERDLEALFARERWVFLHHALILHGRRVCLARKPNCPGCVLEPLCPKVGVAS; this is encoded by the coding sequence ATGAGGCGGGAGTCCAAGAACAACAAGCTGACCCGCGCCCGTGACGTGCTGTCCAGCCTCGAGGCCGAGTACCCCGACGCGCGCACCGAACTGGTGTACCGCAACCCCTTCGAACTGCTGGTCGCCACCGTCTTGTCGGCCCAGGCGACCGACCGGAGCGTGAACCTCGCAACCCCGGCGCTGTTCGCAGCCTACCCGGACGCGCAGGCGATGAGCCAGGCCACCCCGGAGCAGATCGAACCGTTCATTCGCACCATCGGCCTGTACCGCGCCAAGGCCAAGAACCTGGCCCGGTTGGCGCAACTGCTGGTCGAGCGTCACGGCGGCGAGGTTCCCGACGACTTCGACGCGGTGGTGGCCCTGCCCGGCGCCGGACGCAAGACCGCCAACGTGGTGCTTTCGAACGCCTTCGGTCGCCCCGCCATCGCGGTAGACACGCACGTCGGACGGCTGGCACGCCGCCTGGCCTTTTCCGAGCACACCAACCCCGACAAGGTCGAGCGTGACCTCGAGGCGCTGTTTGCGCGCGAACGCTGGGTGTTCTTGCACCACGCGCTGATCCTGCACGGGCGGCGGGTATGCCTCGCGCGCAAGCCCAACTGCCCGGGCTGCGTCCTCGAGCCGCTGTGCCCCAAAGTCGGCGTGGCCTCCTAG
- a CDS encoding MFS transporter, which produces MNFSRLRLHLPFSAEIWLFLIGAFGFGMGSAQLQLYLNFYLQALGIGAGMQGLLNALPAWTLVLAGLPAAALARRVSFARTIQLGSALSLLGLLGIALSTQPLTLILFGIVQGVGSTFLMVSTSPFMAAHSRPEERITLFSLQMALMTTAGFLGNLLGGQMPGLYAESFGGTPRDLEAIRSALLAGAALQVVGLLPVLWLRPGAQARGEGAKRRPVQDPRTMWRLLLPNLLVGVGAGLTIPYLNLFVEGKFGVPFAQLGTLFAWTSLATAVTVLIQPALVRRYGELKTILIVQGGSLPFLVMLGFAPSLLLVTAALFIRGALMNAAGPVYSAHAMARLSESDRGTYSALNSMMWNGGWALGSLISGGVRAALEFDAAFDLLFCGTVLLYAASVVAIYLGLYRTANAQNLAALRSGVD; this is translated from the coding sequence TTGAACTTTTCCCGCCTTCGCCTCCACCTGCCGTTTTCAGCCGAGATCTGGCTGTTTCTGATCGGAGCTTTCGGCTTCGGGATGGGTTCGGCGCAGTTGCAGCTGTACCTCAACTTCTACCTGCAGGCGCTGGGAATCGGCGCGGGCATGCAGGGCCTGCTGAACGCGCTGCCCGCCTGGACCCTGGTGCTCGCCGGGCTGCCCGCCGCCGCGCTGGCGCGGCGGGTCTCGTTCGCACGCACCATCCAGCTGGGCTCGGCGCTGTCGTTGCTGGGCCTGCTGGGCATCGCGCTCAGTACGCAGCCGCTCACCCTGATCCTGTTCGGCATCGTGCAGGGGGTGGGATCGACCTTTCTGATGGTCTCGACCTCGCCTTTCATGGCCGCGCACTCGAGGCCCGAGGAGCGCATCACGCTGTTCTCGCTGCAGATGGCGCTGATGACCACCGCCGGTTTTCTGGGCAATCTGCTGGGCGGGCAGATGCCGGGGCTGTACGCCGAAAGTTTCGGCGGAACCCCGCGTGACCTCGAGGCGATCCGCTCGGCGCTGCTGGCCGGTGCGGCCCTGCAGGTGGTGGGGCTGCTGCCGGTGTTGTGGCTGAGGCCCGGCGCGCAGGCGCGCGGCGAGGGGGCCAAACGCCGCCCGGTGCAAGACCCGCGCACCATGTGGCGCCTGCTGCTGCCCAACTTGCTGGTGGGCGTGGGGGCCGGACTCACCATTCCCTACCTGAACCTGTTCGTAGAGGGCAAGTTCGGCGTGCCCTTCGCGCAGCTGGGTACGCTGTTCGCCTGGACTTCGCTGGCCACCGCCGTCACCGTGCTGATCCAGCCCGCGCTGGTGCGGCGCTACGGCGAGCTGAAGACCATCTTGATCGTGCAGGGCGGCTCGCTGCCCTTTCTGGTGATGCTGGGCTTCGCGCCCAGCCTGCTGCTGGTCACGGCGGCGCTGTTCATCCGTGGCGCGCTGATGAACGCGGCGGGCCCGGTGTACTCGGCGCACGCCATGGCGCGGCTGTCCGAGAGCGACCGCGGCACCTACTCGGCGCTGAACTCGATGATGTGGAACGGCGGCTGGGCGCTCGGCAGTCTGATCTCGGGCGGGGTGCGTGCCGCCCTCGAGTTCGATGCGGCCTTTGACCTGCTGTTTTGCGGAACCGTGCTGCTTTACGCGGCCTCGGTCGTGGCCATTTACCTGGGCCTTTACCGTACTGCGAATGCCCAAAACCTTGCGGCGCTAAGAAGCGGTGTAGACTGA
- a CDS encoding zinc ribbon domain-containing protein, with protein sequence MLERLYRVQQMDTELDRLKDDETRIPGDLAEARREHAEISEALESHRRDLEATRKEINQNELELADYQDKLTKARDDQQKNAYDAKVQTQYENLIQQLGDRVSDLEEALEPLYARREQLEKGIAALEERAAALAPRLSNLEAMDDTRIGALRDEYQTKKSERDALANELDKRLAKEYEMIRKARKGLGVAAIMNGRCAACNMHLPITVQQRAATGALPAVKCPSCGRLLVRV encoded by the coding sequence ATGCTTGAACGCCTGTACCGGGTCCAGCAGATGGACACCGAACTCGACCGCCTCAAAGACGACGAAACCCGCATTCCCGGCGACCTCGCCGAAGCCCGCCGGGAGCACGCGGAGATCAGCGAGGCACTCGAGAGCCACCGGCGGGACCTCGAGGCCACCCGCAAGGAGATCAACCAGAACGAACTGGAACTGGCCGACTACCAGGACAAGCTCACCAAAGCCCGTGACGACCAGCAGAAGAACGCCTACGACGCCAAGGTTCAGACCCAGTACGAGAACCTGATCCAGCAGCTTGGGGACCGCGTCAGCGACCTCGAGGAAGCCTTGGAGCCGCTGTACGCGCGCCGCGAGCAGCTCGAGAAGGGCATCGCCGCGCTGGAGGAGCGCGCCGCCGCGCTGGCCCCGCGCCTCTCGAACCTCGAGGCGATGGACGACACCCGTATCGGTGCGCTGCGCGACGAGTACCAGACCAAGAAAAGCGAACGCGACGCGCTGGCGAACGAGCTCGACAAGCGCCTCGCCAAGGAGTACGAGATGATCCGCAAGGCCCGCAAGGGTCTGGGCGTGGCCGCGATCATGAACGGCCGCTGCGCGGCCTGCAACATGCACCTGCCGATCACGGTGCAGCAGCGCGCCGCGACCGGTGCGCTGCCCGCCGTGAAGTGCCCGTCGTGCGGTCGCCTGCTGGTCCGCGTCTAA
- a CDS encoding class I SAM-dependent methyltransferase, whose product MGTRDPRDTWTPLAENWPAQRARREGAVDALIIELARRHLAGPVLDAGCGSGEYTAALHALGLEVLGTDATPAMLGVARRQFPQLAFQAADLLALPFADAAFGGVFCLTVLEWVTDPWAALREVVRVTRPGGTLLLGVLGAGNRVRDRHLERFLSGQSPMNGLLPWELESLLRHADLELIESCGAAPSGRLEGDRAAMTRAMLWLFVARRAG is encoded by the coding sequence TTGGGCACCCGTGACCCGCGCGACACCTGGACGCCGCTGGCCGAGAACTGGCCCGCACAGCGGGCGCGGCGCGAGGGCGCGGTCGATGCCCTGATCATCGAACTGGCCCGGCGGCACCTCGCCGGGCCGGTTCTCGACGCGGGCTGCGGCAGCGGCGAGTACACGGCGGCCCTGCACGCCCTGGGCCTCGAGGTGCTGGGGACGGACGCCACGCCCGCCATGCTCGGGGTCGCGCGGCGACAGTTTCCGCAGCTCGCCTTCCAGGCAGCGGACCTGCTCGCCCTTCCCTTCGCGGACGCCGCCTTTGGCGGCGTGTTTTGCCTCACGGTCCTCGAGTGGGTCACAGATCCCTGGGCCGCGCTGCGCGAAGTGGTGCGCGTGACCCGTCCGGGCGGCACGCTGCTGCTGGGCGTGCTGGGCGCAGGGAACCGGGTGCGCGACCGTCACCTCGAGCGCTTTCTGAGCGGCCAGTCGCCCATGAATGGCCTGCTGCCCTGGGAGCTCGAGTCCTTGCTGCGGCACGCGGACCTCGAGCTGATCGAATCGTGCGGGGCTGCGCCCTCGGGCCGCCTGGAGGGCGACCGCGCCGCCATGACCCGGGCGATGCTGTGGCTGTTCGTGGCCCGCCGCGCCGGATAG
- the pgi gene encoding glucose-6-phosphate isomerase yields MTLPLTERPAWKALETHFAEVKNLHLRDLFAQDPARGERLTLEAEGIYLDYSKNRVTDQTLRLLINLARESGVEARRDAMFAGEHINSTEDRAVLHTALRLPAGARLIADGEDAAAFVHAVLARMADFAGRVRAGEWRGFTGKPIRNVVNIGIGGSDLGPAMAYEALRHYARRDMTFRFVSNVDATDFAEAVRDLSADETLFVVSSKTFTTLETLTNARTARDWLLSALGDEAAVARHFVAVSTNAAEVERFGIDPANMFEFRDWVGGRYSVDSAIGLSLMLAIGPEGFADFLAGFYAMDRHFREAPLEANLPVLLGMLGIWYNNFFGAETIAVLPYDQYLARFSAYLQQLDMESNGKSVTLGGARVSYQTGPVVWGQPGTNGQHAFYQLIHQGTKLIPCDFIGFARSLNPLGDHHDLLMANFFAQTEALAFGKPADEVAASGVQPELVAHRSFEGNRPSNTLLLEELTPSALGKLIALYEHKVFVQGAVWDINSFDQWGVELGKVLAQRIVPELSGQGELEHDSSTNALIRRYRSARRSG; encoded by the coding sequence ATGACCTTACCTCTGACCGAGCGTCCCGCCTGGAAAGCTCTCGAAACGCACTTCGCCGAGGTCAAGAACCTGCACCTGCGCGACCTGTTCGCGCAGGATCCCGCGCGCGGCGAGCGCCTGACCCTCGAGGCCGAGGGCATCTACCTGGACTACTCCAAAAACCGCGTCACCGACCAGACCCTGCGCCTGCTGATCAACCTGGCGCGCGAGAGCGGCGTGGAGGCGCGCCGCGACGCGATGTTCGCCGGGGAGCACATCAACAGCACCGAGGACCGCGCCGTGCTGCACACCGCGCTGCGCCTGCCCGCAGGTGCCCGGCTGATCGCCGACGGCGAGGACGCCGCCGCCTTCGTGCACGCGGTCTTGGCCCGCATGGCCGATTTTGCAGGCCGGGTGCGCGCGGGCGAGTGGCGCGGCTTTACCGGCAAGCCGATCCGCAACGTGGTCAACATCGGCATCGGCGGCTCGGACCTGGGTCCTGCCATGGCCTACGAGGCGCTGCGCCACTACGCGCGCCGCGACATGACCTTCCGCTTCGTCTCGAACGTGGACGCCACCGACTTCGCCGAGGCGGTGCGGGACCTGTCCGCCGACGAGACGCTGTTCGTGGTGTCCTCCAAAACCTTCACCACCCTCGAGACCCTCACCAACGCCCGCACGGCCCGCGACTGGCTGCTGTCGGCGCTGGGCGACGAGGCCGCCGTGGCCCGGCACTTCGTGGCCGTTTCCACCAACGCGGCCGAGGTGGAACGGTTCGGCATTGACCCTGCGAACATGTTTGAGTTCCGCGACTGGGTGGGCGGGCGCTACTCGGTCGACTCGGCCATCGGGCTCTCGCTGATGCTTGCCATCGGGCCCGAGGGCTTTGCGGACTTCCTGGCCGGGTTTTACGCCATGGACCGCCACTTCCGCGAAGCGCCCCTCGAGGCGAACCTGCCGGTGCTGCTGGGCATGCTCGGCATCTGGTACAACAATTTCTTTGGGGCCGAGACCATTGCCGTGCTGCCCTACGACCAGTACCTGGCCCGCTTCAGCGCCTACCTGCAGCAGCTCGACATGGAAAGCAACGGCAAGAGCGTGACCTTGGGCGGCGCGCGGGTCAGCTACCAGACCGGTCCGGTGGTGTGGGGCCAGCCGGGCACCAACGGCCAGCACGCCTTCTACCAGCTCATCCACCAGGGCACCAAGCTGATTCCCTGCGACTTTATCGGCTTCGCGCGCAGCCTCAACCCGCTAGGTGACCACCACGACCTGCTGATGGCCAACTTCTTCGCCCAGACCGAGGCCCTGGCCTTCGGCAAGCCCGCCGACGAGGTGGCAGCCAGCGGCGTGCAGCCCGAACTGGTCGCGCACCGCAGCTTCGAGGGCAACCGCCCCTCGAACACGCTGCTGCTCGAGGAACTGACTCCCTCGGCGCTGGGCAAGCTGATCGCGCTGTACGAGCACAAGGTGTTCGTGCAAGGCGCGGTGTGGGACATCAACTCGTTTGACCAGTGGGGCGTGGAACTCGGCAAGGTGCTCGCGCAGCGCATCGTGCCCGAGCTCTCCGGGCAGGGCGAGCTGGAACACGACAGCTCCACCAATGCCTTAATCCGGCGTTACCGCAGCGCCCGCCGCTCCGGCTGA
- a CDS encoding carboxymuconolactone decarboxylase family protein, with product MSESDARTVLWGRQRERIEDRLRDLDPDLARYVLEFAYGEVYERPGLDLKTKELLACVMLMSLGNPDELKTHLRGALRAGASEEELRETLLFAIPYLGFPRVVGAMQALRELLEARKKER from the coding sequence ATGAGCGAAAGCGACGCACGCACGGTGTTGTGGGGCCGTCAGCGGGAGCGGATCGAGGACCGTTTGCGCGACCTCGACCCGGACCTGGCCCGCTACGTCCTCGAGTTCGCCTACGGCGAGGTGTACGAGCGGCCGGGACTGGACCTGAAGACCAAGGAACTGCTGGCCTGTGTGATGCTGATGAGCCTGGGCAACCCGGACGAACTCAAGACCCACCTGCGCGGGGCGTTGCGGGCCGGGGCAAGCGAGGAAGAGCTGCGCGAAACGCTGCTGTTCGCCATTCCGTACCTGGGCTTCCCCCGGGTGGTGGGGGCGATGCAAGCTCTCCGGGAACTCCTCGAGGCGAGGAAAAAAGAGCGATAG
- a CDS encoding OmpH family outer membrane protein yields the protein MSKKHILIPLGFAFAFAAGLTVPRAQTPGGKVGFVNVQEVLASSPSGKPINDLRNKANAELKTLEGKITPLQQKISSGKATAKERNDLSTLTQTYQSTAKKYEDQIKQKLTPVTNEINRAVGAAAKAQGFSVVMDRGVAASSGLVVYADEKGTDLTQAVIKQIKK from the coding sequence ATGAGCAAGAAGCACATTCTGATTCCCCTGGGTTTTGCCTTTGCCTTCGCAGCCGGTCTGACCGTTCCGCGTGCCCAGACTCCGGGCGGCAAGGTCGGCTTTGTCAACGTTCAGGAAGTTCTGGCCAGCTCGCCCTCGGGCAAGCCGATCAATGACCTGCGCAACAAGGCCAACGCCGAACTCAAGACCCTCGAGGGCAAGATCACCCCGCTGCAGCAGAAGATCTCGAGCGGCAAGGCGACCGCCAAGGAGCGCAACGACCTCTCGACCCTGACCCAGACCTACCAGAGCACCGCTAAAAAGTACGAAGACCAGATCAAGCAGAAGCTGACTCCGGTCACCAACGAGATCAACCGTGCCGTGGGTGCTGCCGCCAAGGCCCAGGGCTTCTCGGTGGTCATGGACCGTGGCGTGGCCGCCTCGAGCGGTCTGGTCGTGTACGCCGACGAAAAGGGCACCGACCTGACCCAGGCGGTCATCAAACAGATCAAGAAGTAA
- a CDS encoding OmpH family outer membrane protein, protein MKASQLLPIAVFGALAFGLTAPHAQTPAQKVGFVNVQELLNAHPQNASIQELSKKARAELDPLNKQFRDLDAKVRAGSASAAEKQNYETIGKTLQATSEKYQKELDGKLNPVTDQINKLVAETAKKQGFTIVMDRGVAASSGLVVYADEASTDFTAEVVKALKP, encoded by the coding sequence ATGAAAGCCTCCCAGTTGCTTCCGATCGCCGTTTTTGGCGCGCTGGCCTTTGGTCTTACTGCCCCGCACGCGCAGACCCCCGCTCAGAAGGTCGGTTTTGTGAACGTGCAGGAACTGCTGAACGCACACCCGCAAAATGCTTCGATCCAGGAGCTCAGCAAGAAAGCCCGCGCCGAGCTGGACCCGCTGAACAAGCAGTTCCGCGACCTCGACGCCAAGGTGCGTGCGGGCAGCGCCAGCGCTGCCGAGAAGCAGAACTACGAGACCATCGGCAAGACCTTGCAGGCGACTTCCGAGAAGTACCAGAAGGAACTTGACGGCAAGCTCAACCCGGTCACCGACCAGATCAACAAGCTGGTGGCCGAGACCGCCAAAAAGCAGGGCTTTACGATCGTGATGGACCGTGGCGTGGCCGCCTCGAGTGGCCTGGTCGTGTACGCCGACGAGGCCTCGACCGACTTTACCGCCGAAGTGGTCAAGGCGCTCAAACCCTAA